In Blastopirellula sediminis, the following proteins share a genomic window:
- a CDS encoding pilus assembly protein TadG-related protein, whose protein sequence is MSIIAPNRRSRARRSRRGVSVLWLIVFLPLALIGLLMTIETGRLWLARAEVEDALEAAALAAVIEWGHHHHHHGPHPHPHPPQNPHADHHGPNSTLAARQVAADFAASNTVLGSAFSLHDPSLNHHSNGNGNQNASSGGVLVFGAITQVQPTVIFDPNADPHNPNYFYAVLARSAYPVASEFSFGGFTLGPYAIQAETVAMIDDDGRARIVRIDSIASP, encoded by the coding sequence ATGTCGATCATCGCCCCAAATCGTCGATCTCGCGCACGCCGTTCGCGTCGCGGGGTCTCTGTATTGTGGCTGATCGTCTTTCTGCCGCTCGCGCTGATCGGGCTGCTGATGACTATCGAAACGGGACGTTTGTGGTTGGCTCGGGCCGAAGTGGAAGATGCCCTGGAAGCGGCCGCTCTCGCCGCTGTGATCGAATGGGGCCATCACCACCATCATCACGGCCCTCACCCGCATCCCCATCCTCCCCAAAATCCACACGCCGATCACCATGGTCCCAACTCGACGCTGGCGGCTCGCCAGGTCGCGGCGGACTTTGCTGCGAGCAATACCGTACTCGGGAGCGCTTTCTCGCTGCACGATCCTAGCCTGAACCATCATTCCAACGGCAATGGCAACCAAAATGCGTCGAGCGGAGGCGTGCTCGTCTTCGGAGCGATCACCCAGGTGCAGCCGACCGTGATCTTCGACCCCAACGCCGACCCTCACAATCCCAACTACTTCTATGCCGTGTTGGCGCGTTCGGCTTACCCGGTCGCGAGTGAGTTCAGCTTCGGCGGCTTTACGCTGGGGCCTTATGCGATCCAAGCCGAAACCGTCGCGATGATTGACGACGACGGCCGAGCCCGGATTGTCCGGATCGATTCGATCGCGTCTCCCTAA
- a CDS encoding TadE/TadG family type IV pilus assembly protein: MLELILTLPILLILLLAIVEFYLLYANLPRLEAASRAGALVASRIPLPSNGSPPGSVIVAVDRQLETLNLPGRQIILLHNTQGGTHQLTAGTTYPVPTDLLNNLPTSRDYVRVAVQMPMTGLTPNLLKTLGMDISGRIVWQTTTLRHHDMPIHPPQHSGGP; this comes from the coding sequence GTGCTGGAACTGATTCTGACGCTCCCGATATTACTAATCCTGCTACTAGCGATCGTCGAGTTCTATCTTCTATACGCGAACTTGCCTCGCCTGGAAGCAGCCAGCCGAGCCGGAGCGCTCGTCGCATCGCGAATTCCCCTTCCCTCCAACGGAAGTCCACCCGGCAGCGTCATCGTCGCCGTCGATCGGCAACTGGAAACGCTGAATCTCCCCGGACGACAGATTATTCTGCTGCACAACACCCAAGGCGGGACGCACCAACTAACCGCCGGCACGACTTACCCGGTCCCGACCGACCTGCTCAATAACCTGCCGACATCGCGAGATTACGTGCGCGTCGCCGTTCAAATGCCGATGACCGGCCTGACTCCCAATCTATTGAAGACGTTGGGAATGGATATCTCGGGGCGGATCGTCTGGCAGACGACGACGCTGCGTCACCACGATATGCCGATTCATCCGCCGCAACATAGCGGCGGCCCTTAA
- a CDS encoding Flp family type IVb pilin, whose protein sequence is MQLLKRLWNDEAGFIVSTELILIATIVVIGLIVGLAAVRDAVTAELSDVAGAIQEMDQSYIFYGVVGHSAAVSGSDYADQKDFCDTTEATPGTIDNCIVIAAGGNTNEQGVLPTPNNP, encoded by the coding sequence ATGCAACTGTTGAAGCGATTGTGGAACGATGAAGCTGGTTTCATCGTCTCCACCGAATTGATTTTGATCGCGACCATCGTCGTGATTGGTCTGATCGTTGGCTTGGCCGCCGTTCGTGACGCAGTGACCGCCGAATTGTCGGACGTCGCCGGCGCGATCCAAGAAATGGATCAGAGCTACATTTTCTACGGAGTCGTAGGGCACTCGGCCGCCGTGTCGGGCAGCGATTACGCCGACCAGAAGGACTTCTGCGATACGACGGAAGCCACTCCTGGCACCATCGACAACTGCATCGTGATCGCCGCTGGCGGCAACACGAACGAACAAGGCGTTCTCCCCACTCCGAACAATCCCTAA
- a CDS encoding Flp family type IVb pilin has protein sequence MSLLKRLWNDEAGFIVSTELILIATIVVIGLIVGLAAVRDAVTAELSDVAGAIQEMDQSYVFYSVRGHSAAVSGSGYADQKDFCDTTEATPGTIDNCIVIAAGGNTNEQGVLPTPNNP, from the coding sequence ATGTCTTTGTTGAAGCGTTTGTGGAATGATGAAGCTGGTTTCATCGTCTCCACCGAATTGATTTTGATCGCGACCATCGTCGTGATTGGTCTGATCGTCGGCTTGGCCGCCGTTCGTGACGCCGTGACCGCCGAATTGTCGGACGTCGCCGGCGCGATCCAAGAAATGGACCAGAGCTACGTCTTCTATAGCGTGCGTGGTCACTCGGCTGCGGTCTCGGGCAGCGGTTACGCCGACCAGAAGGACTTCTGCGATACGACGGAAGCCACTCCCGGCACCATCGACAACTGCATCGTGATCGCCGCTGGCGGCAACACGAACGAACAAGGCGTTCTCCCCACTCCGAACAATCCCTAA
- a CDS encoding A24 family peptidase — protein MDKLNFVAILLVALFTAVAFYVDLRSGKLPNWLTMPALLIGLLFHAAVSGWGGLQHSLLGAVVGFALLFVLFIIGGGGGGDVKFMAALGAWFGPVLIVIVFIVSAVLALVITVAIFVGKVMFGAKTDKEEPAETGDSNRKKLDMARQTLPYGVPVCLASWVFLLLKLVALLQTPLENG, from the coding sequence GTGGACAAGCTGAACTTCGTCGCCATCCTTTTGGTCGCCCTCTTTACGGCGGTTGCGTTTTACGTCGACCTGAGGTCGGGCAAGCTTCCCAATTGGTTGACGATGCCGGCGCTGTTGATCGGCCTCCTGTTTCACGCGGCGGTCAGCGGCTGGGGCGGTCTGCAGCATTCGCTGTTGGGCGCTGTAGTCGGTTTCGCCTTGCTATTCGTCCTGTTTATCATCGGGGGAGGCGGAGGCGGCGACGTCAAGTTTATGGCGGCGCTCGGAGCCTGGTTTGGCCCCGTGTTGATTGTGATTGTATTTATCGTCAGCGCCGTTTTAGCGCTAGTCATTACCGTCGCCATATTTGTGGGGAAGGTGATGTTTGGCGCCAAAACGGACAAGGAGGAGCCAGCGGAAACCGGCGACTCGAATCGGAAAAAGCTCGATATGGCCCGGCAAACGCTCCCTTACGGAGTGCCAGTTTGTCTGGCTAGTTGGGTTTTTCTGCTACTGAAACTGGTCGCCCTGTTGCAGACGCCGCTGGAAAACGGCTAA
- the cpaB gene encoding Flp pilus assembly protein CpaB, translated as MSRLSPGTLLLGVVAIMFGLLSAYVVRKNMMRETPAPVVETPPPVQTFVVPKAAANLMAGRTLTMGDVVIYRYTQEQLDAEPLPSGYMVSSEQIIGRTLKQELAEKSVFTPDMFYPEGTGPGIVQDLEPGQRAFTVRVEYDEAVEGFARPGTKVDVLFRVDADDQNELPQTTVTLLQDVKVLSFDASPSSLNPIPDPRTQRQRQTATVTLAVQPQDVIKLQVAENHGTFALALVSPEGNAVSYDGAPRTLAELLERRPPARTMMRVYRGANISELEFRENAAGREQLFRASATQDAADAAADVAVAN; from the coding sequence ATGTCCCGGTTGAGTCCTGGAACCTTATTATTGGGCGTTGTCGCCATCATGTTCGGGTTGTTGTCCGCTTATGTGGTCCGCAAGAACATGATGCGAGAAACGCCGGCGCCGGTCGTGGAAACGCCTCCCCCGGTCCAGACCTTCGTCGTGCCGAAAGCGGCCGCCAATCTAATGGCGGGACGCACTCTTACGATGGGCGACGTGGTGATCTATCGCTACACGCAAGAGCAACTTGACGCCGAGCCGCTCCCCAGCGGCTACATGGTGAGCTCCGAGCAAATCATCGGCCGCACCCTGAAGCAGGAACTGGCCGAGAAGTCGGTCTTTACGCCGGACATGTTCTATCCGGAAGGGACCGGCCCCGGCATCGTCCAGGATCTGGAGCCTGGCCAGCGAGCGTTCACTGTTCGCGTCGAATATGACGAAGCGGTCGAAGGGTTCGCGCGTCCTGGAACCAAAGTCGACGTCCTCTTCCGCGTCGACGCCGACGACCAGAACGAGTTGCCCCAGACGACCGTTACGCTGCTGCAAGACGTCAAAGTCTTGTCGTTCGACGCGAGTCCTTCGTCGCTCAATCCGATTCCTGATCCGCGGACGCAACGTCAACGTCAGACGGCGACTGTCACGCTGGCGGTTCAGCCGCAGGATGTGATCAAGCTGCAAGTCGCCGAGAATCACGGCACCTTCGCTCTGGCGCTCGTATCGCCGGAAGGGAACGCCGTTTCGTACGACGGAGCGCCCCGCACGTTAGCCGAATTGCTCGAGCGTCGACCGCCGGCCCGGACGATGATGCGGGTCTACCGCGGCGCGAACATCTCGGAACTGGAGTTCCGTGAGAACGCCGCCGGCCGCGAGCAATTGTTCCGCGCTTCGGCGACGCAAGACGCAGCGGACGCTGCGGCGGACGTCGCCGTCGCCAACTAG
- a CDS encoding CpaF family protein, translated as MSNPAAPDRKVDQAELEFQRLKTSLHEEMVDSLDLGAVTSRNEEAIRSDIRNLSSKYCQRKNLKLDDETRRRLEKELDYELFGLGPIEPLMKDPTISDILVNGASEVYIERHGQLELTNIIFADDAHVLRIIQRVVGRVGRRIDEVSPMVDARLPDGSRVNAVVAPLALGGPKMSIRRFGIEHLHLKNLIATDSLSQEMAEFLQACVASRISFLISGGTGAGKTTLLNALSASIPHDERIVTIEDSAELLLQHPHVLGMETRPANAEGAGAVTQRDLVRNSLRMRPDRIIVGEVRGPEALDMLQAMNTGHEGSLTTIHANDSLDALARLEMMVAMTGFELPVKVVRQYVAAGIKLVIHVARLKGGVRRVTRIAEIREVNENGDYILDDIFGFRQEGLDDHGRAKGRFYATGYWAVCRERFADAGIEFDENVMRKHESGLIYSKYINSVGQVALSSEESGVIDLAADADYQSKSIDREEGA; from the coding sequence ATGTCGAACCCCGCCGCGCCCGACCGTAAAGTCGACCAGGCTGAACTGGAGTTCCAGCGTCTGAAAACGTCGCTGCATGAAGAGATGGTCGACTCGCTCGACTTGGGCGCCGTGACCAGCCGCAACGAAGAGGCGATTCGCAGCGACATTCGCAATCTGTCGAGCAAGTACTGCCAGCGCAAGAACCTGAAGCTGGATGACGAGACGCGTCGCCGGCTCGAAAAAGAGCTCGACTACGAATTGTTCGGGCTCGGTCCGATCGAACCGCTGATGAAGGACCCGACGATCAGCGACATCCTGGTCAACGGCGCCAGCGAAGTTTACATCGAACGTCACGGCCAGTTAGAGCTAACCAACATTATTTTCGCCGACGACGCCCATGTGCTGCGAATCATTCAGCGCGTGGTGGGGCGGGTTGGTCGCCGGATCGACGAAGTGAGCCCGATGGTCGACGCGCGTCTGCCGGACGGATCGCGTGTGAACGCCGTTGTGGCGCCGCTGGCGCTCGGCGGACCGAAGATGTCGATTCGCCGCTTCGGCATCGAACATCTCCACCTGAAAAACTTGATCGCGACCGACTCCCTTTCGCAGGAGATGGCCGAATTTCTGCAAGCTTGCGTCGCGTCGCGGATCAGCTTTTTGATCTCCGGCGGTACCGGCGCCGGTAAGACGACCCTCCTCAACGCTTTGTCCGCTTCGATTCCGCACGACGAACGTATCGTCACGATCGAAGACTCGGCCGAACTCTTGCTGCAACATCCGCACGTACTGGGGATGGAAACGCGTCCGGCCAACGCCGAAGGCGCCGGCGCCGTCACGCAACGCGACTTGGTTCGCAACAGCTTGCGGATGCGGCCTGATCGCATCATCGTCGGCGAAGTTCGCGGGCCGGAAGCGCTCGACATGCTGCAAGCGATGAATACCGGTCACGAAGGTTCGCTGACGACGATTCACGCGAACGATTCGCTCGACGCTTTGGCGCGACTCGAAATGATGGTGGCGATGACCGGCTTTGAACTTCCGGTCAAAGTGGTCCGCCAATACGTCGCCGCCGGGATCAAGCTGGTGATTCACGTCGCTCGCTTGAAAGGGGGCGTTCGCCGCGTTACCCGTATCGCCGAGATCCGCGAAGTGAACGAAAACGGCGACTACATCCTGGACGACATCTTCGGATTCCGTCAGGAAGGGCTCGACGATCATGGACGAGCCAAAGGACGCTTCTACGCGACCGGCTATTGGGCCGTTTGTCGCGAACGCTTCGCCGACGCCGGAATTGAGTTCGACGAGAACGTGATGCGCAAGCATGAGTCGGGGCTGATTTACTCCAAGTACATCAACTCGGTCGGCCAGGTCGCGCTCTCAAGCGAAGAGTCGGGCGTGATCGATCTGGCGGCAGACGCCGACTATCAATCCAAGTCCATTGATCGAGAGGAGGGAGCGTAG
- a CDS encoding type II secretion system F family protein: MLDNLDPNIMALIIFAGVASIAAFIFFAVKELAYGGESGSSTSVGLRQFPPRRTSAEGSSLGEFDHWLTRTLYLSGADFGPTMAVTLLLAVGLVCGTAAFVLTEDPLVTGLAVVLGIFAGLGVLIWIKRRRLQAFQTQFPGALELIARAVRAGESFEQAVHLVGETSEDPIGIEFRRAAKQLDIGLSVPAAMEGMADRVELMDVKIFATTISVHRESGGALPETLDRLAAVIRDRMAYHRQLRSITSAGRMSATIISMLAPLLLLFFLLFQPEYFSEFFSHPWGRYLLLFAVISEALGLYFVYRLVKADY; the protein is encoded by the coding sequence GTGCTCGATAATCTCGATCCCAACATCATGGCGTTGATCATCTTCGCCGGCGTCGCTTCGATCGCCGCCTTCATCTTTTTCGCGGTGAAGGAGTTGGCGTACGGCGGCGAGAGCGGTTCGTCCACTTCGGTCGGGCTGCGTCAGTTTCCGCCGCGGCGAACTTCGGCCGAAGGCTCATCGCTTGGCGAGTTCGATCATTGGCTGACGCGTACCTTGTACTTGTCTGGCGCCGATTTCGGGCCGACGATGGCCGTCACGTTGTTGCTCGCCGTTGGTCTGGTCTGCGGCACGGCGGCGTTCGTCCTGACCGAGGATCCGCTGGTCACGGGACTTGCAGTGGTGCTGGGCATCTTCGCCGGTTTGGGCGTGTTGATCTGGATCAAGCGTCGCCGTTTGCAGGCGTTTCAAACGCAGTTTCCGGGCGCCTTGGAATTGATCGCGCGGGCGGTTCGGGCCGGCGAAAGTTTTGAACAAGCGGTTCACCTGGTTGGCGAAACGAGCGAAGATCCGATCGGGATCGAGTTCCGTCGCGCCGCGAAGCAACTCGACATCGGGCTGTCGGTTCCGGCGGCGATGGAGGGGATGGCTGATCGGGTCGAATTGATGGACGTCAAGATTTTCGCCACCACGATCAGCGTTCACCGCGAATCGGGGGGCGCGTTGCCGGAGACGCTCGACCGTCTGGCGGCCGTGATCCGCGATCGCATGGCTTACCATCGACAGCTGCGCAGCATCACGAGCGCCGGGCGAATGTCGGCGACGATCATTTCGATGCTCGCGCCGCTGCTGCTGTTGTTCTTCCTGCTGTTCCAGCCGGAATACTTCAGCGAGTTCTTCTCTCATCCGTGGGGACGCTACTTGCTGCTGTTCGCGGTCATCAGCGAAGCGCTTGGTCTTTATTTCGTCTACCGACTGGTGAAGGCCGACTACTAA
- a CDS encoding type II secretion system F family protein, translating to MNNPALLVVGAFFGVTLLIYLVGRLLLSSDRNQPDDMLHPGAKPSIGLGGMTRAFAGIVPISKSSYETLQKDMVKAGYYHRDAADEFLAVRNAALVAWIVFVGVALVAIPDLSEATTQLVLIVSLAVLILIFAIPRVIISSQASARVNRIQHALPDALDMITMTTTAGLPLQKSIKRVSDEMIRSHEDLACELMIIDRQAETGSLTQAIQNFAKRLDIPEVNALSTLVTQAQRIGGSVAGAFRDFADSIRRTRRQLAEERGNQNSIKLLIPVIFLLAPPIYILLLGPSALRLHDFMTNGTQEGGALDQNVSASPSPLANRYE from the coding sequence ATGAATAATCCCGCACTACTTGTCGTCGGCGCCTTTTTCGGCGTCACCCTGCTGATCTACCTGGTCGGCAGGTTGCTGCTGTCCAGTGATCGGAACCAGCCGGACGATATGTTGCATCCTGGCGCCAAACCTTCGATCGGACTCGGCGGAATGACTCGCGCGTTCGCCGGGATCGTGCCGATCTCGAAGTCGTCGTACGAGACGCTGCAAAAAGATATGGTCAAAGCGGGCTACTATCATCGCGACGCCGCCGACGAATTCCTGGCGGTTCGCAACGCGGCGTTGGTTGCGTGGATCGTTTTTGTTGGCGTCGCCTTGGTGGCGATTCCCGACTTGAGCGAAGCGACGACCCAGCTGGTGCTGATCGTCAGCCTGGCGGTGTTGATTCTGATTTTCGCGATTCCCCGCGTTATCATCAGCTCGCAGGCGTCGGCTCGCGTCAATCGAATTCAACACGCGCTTCCCGACGCGCTCGACATGATCACAATGACGACCACCGCCGGGCTGCCGCTGCAAAAATCAATCAAGCGGGTGAGCGACGAAATGATTCGTTCGCACGAAGATCTGGCGTGCGAACTGATGATCATCGATCGTCAGGCCGAAACCGGCTCGCTGACCCAGGCGATTCAGAACTTCGCCAAGCGACTCGACATTCCGGAAGTGAACGCCCTCTCGACGCTGGTGACCCAGGCGCAACGGATCGGCGGCAGCGTGGCGGGAGCGTTTCGCGACTTCGCCGACAGCATTCGTCGGACGCGTCGTCAGTTGGCCGAAGAGCGAGGGAATCAGAACTCGATCAAGCTGCTGATCCCGGTCATTTTTCTGTTGGCCCCGCCGATCTATATCTTGCTGCTGGGCCCATCCGCATTGCGGTTGCATGACTTTATGACGAACGGAACCCAAGAGGGCGGGGCGCTCGATCAGAACGTCTCCGCTTCACCAAGTCCGCTGGCGAATCGCTACGAGTAA
- a CDS encoding tetratricopeptide repeat protein — translation MVKYAPIALLVSVACVGCASAPQGGGGLFTAMQPGRTDYSQQLSLARLSERQNKTESAERIYHAILKQQPDNVVANHRMAVMAAKRGLQEDAGTYFQTAEAGGLRTAEFYNDYGYWLYLQNKTEPAEQYFQKSLAVDGSYRAAHNNLGLILGEQQRYEESLKHFMLAVDEGEAYANLAFIQSQMGDLDSAEGNYHRALEMNPELRRAAQALVQIAGKRGHIQPVQQTPTNREKSTADQVAQHDDATANVAEVTPEQVAPVSYMAPHNPANADAAKTQQMVADAGQASLETKVESSMTSKSGLHYPQIMSVPPSLKVNQMRQSASDNPSASQRLGFAENSLRDTTRSE, via the coding sequence ATGGTCAAATACGCTCCGATCGCTTTGCTCGTCTCCGTCGCTTGCGTCGGCTGCGCTTCGGCGCCGCAAGGAGGCGGCGGACTGTTCACCGCGATGCAGCCCGGCCGCACCGACTATAGCCAACAGTTGAGCCTGGCCCGTTTGTCCGAACGTCAAAACAAGACCGAATCGGCCGAACGTATTTACCATGCGATCCTGAAACAGCAGCCGGACAACGTCGTCGCCAATCACCGCATGGCCGTGATGGCTGCGAAACGCGGACTGCAGGAAGACGCGGGGACCTACTTTCAAACTGCCGAAGCGGGCGGCCTCCGCACCGCCGAGTTCTATAACGACTACGGCTATTGGCTCTACCTGCAAAACAAAACCGAGCCAGCCGAACAATACTTCCAGAAATCGCTCGCAGTGGACGGTTCGTACCGCGCCGCTCACAACAACCTTGGCCTGATCCTGGGTGAGCAACAGCGTTACGAAGAAAGCTTGAAGCACTTCATGCTGGCGGTCGACGAAGGGGAAGCTTACGCCAACCTGGCGTTCATCCAGTCGCAAATGGGCGATTTGGACTCGGCCGAAGGAAACTACCACCGAGCCCTGGAAATGAATCCGGAACTGCGTCGCGCCGCTCAGGCCTTGGTGCAGATCGCCGGCAAGCGTGGTCATATCCAGCCGGTTCAGCAGACCCCGACCAATCGCGAAAAGTCGACGGCCGACCAGGTCGCTCAACACGACGACGCGACGGCCAACGTCGCGGAAGTCACGCCGGAACAAGTCGCGCCGGTCTCGTACATGGCGCCTCACAACCCGGCCAACGCCGATGCCGCCAAAACGCAGCAGATGGTCGCCGACGCCGGTCAGGCTTCGCTTGAAACGAAAGTCGAATCGTCGATGACCAGCAAGTCGGGGCTCCACTACCCGCAGATCATGTCGGTTCCGCCGTCGCTGAAGGTCAATCAGATGCGACAGAGCGCGAGCGACAACCCGAGCGCCTCGCAACGACTCGGCTTTGCGGAGAACTCGCTGAGAGATACGACCCGCAGCGAATAA
- a CDS encoding type II and III secretion system protein family protein, translated as MTMRNINSAFATLAILLCLGGFAFGQAQELLPAPNQIEQLSNPKAESLQKQSNLIDEVLEPELIFTLLESQSKIIRTKAPVFRIAITNPTLVEVNEFSPNELEVIGSQAGQTTMTLWFNNPDGTVSTLRYLIIVTNEDDRAELEYGKLQARINELFPYSRVQLFPIADKLIIRGQARDAKEAAEILAVVGEQTVNQNGNITNGGAVNVGSVARLPNANDLETTSLINLLEVPGEQQVMLKVRVAELSREAARELGMDFSVMEESFSIAHTIMGGAGNLSAILDGGDVELFIRAFSSNGTAKILAEPTLMTLSGQSASFIAGGEFAVPTAVGVGGIGAVSTSFRGFGTQVSFTPTVTDKDMIRLSVAPSVSSVNENLTVDGVPGLDIRGAVTTVDLREGQWLAIAGLIQDEQEATRSRFPLLGDIPYVGAAFGSQSTKRIETELVILVSPELVHPMERDQVPLYLPGMEVTEPTDKEFFLHQQIEGLPGYDFRSTVWPTYRHQIHHQNFEQVRLQREARKCRGQYQESEGYYVHGPAGFSD; from the coding sequence ATGACAATGCGTAACATCAACTCCGCATTCGCGACTCTGGCGATCCTGCTCTGTTTAGGAGGATTCGCGTTCGGTCAGGCGCAAGAACTATTGCCGGCGCCCAATCAGATCGAGCAGTTGTCCAATCCCAAAGCGGAATCGCTGCAAAAGCAATCCAATTTGATCGACGAAGTGCTCGAACCGGAGCTGATCTTCACTCTGCTGGAATCGCAGTCGAAGATCATCCGCACGAAGGCGCCCGTGTTTCGCATCGCGATCACGAACCCGACGTTGGTCGAAGTGAACGAATTCTCGCCGAACGAGCTGGAAGTGATCGGCTCGCAGGCCGGCCAAACGACGATGACCCTCTGGTTCAACAACCCAGACGGCACCGTCTCGACGTTGCGATACCTGATTATCGTGACCAACGAAGACGACCGGGCCGAACTGGAATACGGCAAGCTGCAGGCTCGCATCAACGAGTTGTTCCCCTACAGCCGCGTTCAGCTCTTCCCGATCGCCGACAAGCTGATCATCCGCGGCCAGGCTCGCGACGCGAAAGAAGCGGCCGAGATTCTGGCGGTCGTCGGCGAACAAACGGTCAACCAAAACGGCAACATCACCAACGGCGGCGCGGTCAACGTCGGCTCAGTAGCTCGCTTGCCGAACGCGAATGATCTGGAAACCACCTCGCTGATCAACTTGCTGGAAGTCCCCGGCGAACAACAGGTCATGCTGAAAGTTCGCGTCGCGGAATTGTCGCGAGAAGCGGCTCGCGAATTGGGGATGGACTTCTCGGTCATGGAAGAATCGTTCTCGATCGCCCATACCATCATGGGAGGCGCCGGTAACTTGTCGGCCATCCTCGATGGCGGCGACGTCGAACTCTTCATCCGCGCCTTCAGCAGCAACGGCACCGCCAAGATCTTGGCCGAGCCGACCTTGATGACTTTGAGCGGCCAATCGGCCAGCTTTATTGCGGGTGGCGAATTCGCCGTGCCGACGGCCGTCGGCGTCGGCGGCATCGGCGCCGTCAGCACTTCGTTCCGCGGCTTCGGTACGCAGGTCAGCTTCACGCCGACCGTCACCGATAAAGACATGATTCGCTTGTCGGTCGCGCCGTCGGTCAGTTCGGTGAACGAAAACCTGACCGTCGACGGAGTGCCGGGTCTCGACATTCGGGGCGCCGTCACGACGGTCGATCTTCGCGAAGGTCAATGGCTCGCGATCGCCGGTTTGATCCAAGACGAACAAGAAGCTACTCGTTCGCGGTTCCCGCTGCTGGGCGACATCCCGTACGTCGGCGCCGCCTTCGGCAGCCAGTCGACCAAGCGGATTGAAACGGAACTGGTCATCCTGGTGAGCCCGGAACTGGTTCACCCGATGGAACGCGACCAGGTGCCGCTTTACCTGCCGGGGATGGAAGTGACGGAACCGACCGATAAAGAGTTCTTCCTGCACCAGCAGATCGAAGGCTTGCCCGGTTACGACTTCCGCAGCACGGTCTGGCCGACCTACCGTCACCAGATCCACCACCAAAACTTTGAACAAGTGCGGCTCCAACGCGAAGCTCGCAAGTGTCGCGGTCAATATCAGGAAAGCGAAGGGTATTACGTCCACGGACCAGCCGGCTTCTCCGACTAG
- the ruvC gene encoding crossover junction endodeoxyribonuclease RuvC, with product MESRRILGIDPGLNITGYAVVEARNRRIQIIEAGVVRGKTRGSLPARVREIYDGVRDVIETLKPHAMAIEQLYSHYERPKTAIIMGHARGVLCLAAEQAGLPIHHYSATQIKKLLTGSGRAPKNQIQLSVQRELGLAEIPDPPDVADALAVALCHYYLESTPTQVA from the coding sequence ATGGAGAGCAGACGAATTCTCGGAATTGACCCGGGGCTGAACATCACCGGCTATGCGGTGGTCGAAGCCCGGAATCGCCGCATTCAGATCATCGAAGCCGGCGTCGTCCGGGGCAAAACGCGCGGTTCGCTACCGGCCCGGGTACGCGAGATCTATGACGGCGTCCGGGACGTGATTGAGACGCTCAAGCCGCATGCGATGGCGATCGAACAGCTTTACTCACATTACGAACGTCCCAAGACGGCGATCATCATGGGACATGCTCGCGGCGTCCTTTGTCTGGCGGCTGAACAGGCCGGGCTGCCGATCCACCATTATTCGGCGACCCAGATCAAAAAACTGCTGACCGGATCAGGCCGAGCGCCGAAAAATCAGATCCAGCTTTCGGTCCAGCGCGAGCTGGGATTGGCCGAAATCCCCGATCCGCCCGACGTCGCCGACGCATTGGCTGTGGCCCTCTGCCACTATTATCTCGAGAGCACGCCGACGCAGGTTGCGTAA
- the ruvA gene encoding Holliday junction branch migration protein RuvA produces the protein MITKITGKVTSVSEAACSLAVGAFEYEVLIPEFVRRQLQNRLGEEISLHTIEYLDGNPQQGRLTPRIIGFSDRIEREFFELFCSVDGVGVRKALRAMVRPVQEVASLIEEQDAKGLSALPGVGPATAERIVAKLRRKVPKFALLVGRDDIPDDIAPRDVISETFEVLRSLGHSESDARKLIDRALEGKKKYKDVESLLQTVYQLSHSS, from the coding sequence TTGATTACCAAAATTACGGGAAAAGTGACTTCGGTCAGTGAAGCTGCCTGTTCGCTCGCCGTCGGCGCTTTTGAATATGAAGTTTTGATTCCCGAGTTCGTTCGTCGACAATTGCAGAACCGTCTGGGCGAGGAAATCTCGCTCCACACGATCGAATACCTGGACGGGAACCCTCAACAGGGGCGCCTGACGCCGCGAATCATCGGATTTTCGGACCGGATCGAACGGGAGTTTTTCGAGCTGTTTTGCTCGGTTGACGGGGTCGGCGTTCGAAAAGCTTTGCGAGCAATGGTCCGCCCGGTCCAAGAAGTCGCCTCTTTGATCGAAGAACAGGACGCCAAGGGCCTTTCGGCGCTGCCGGGGGTTGGTCCAGCCACCGCCGAGCGGATTGTGGCGAAGCTGCGCCGCAAGGTGCCGAAGTTCGCCCTGCTGGTCGGTCGGGACGACATTCCGGACGATATCGCTCCCCGCGACGTCATCTCGGAAACGTTCGAGGTGCTCCGCTCGTTGGGGCATAGCGAAAGCGACGCCCGCAAGTTGATCGACCGGGCGCTGGAAGGGAAAAAGAAGTACAAGGATGTCGAATCGCTCCTCCAGACCGTCTATCAATTAAGTCACTCCAGCTAA